In the genome of Neovison vison isolate M4711 chromosome 3, ASM_NN_V1, whole genome shotgun sequence, one region contains:
- the LOC122902380 gene encoding thiamine transporter 2-like translates to MDCFRTSPSHSWIYPTVILCLFGFFSMMRPSEPFLIPYLSGPDKNLTSSEITNEIFPIWTYSYLVLLLPVFILTDYVRYKPVIILQGVSFIITWLLLLFGQGVKAMQVVEFFYGMVTATEVAYYAYIYSVVSPEHYQKVSGYCRSITLVAYTAASVLAQLLVSLASLSYFYLNVISLASVSVAFVLSLFLPMPKKSMFFHAKSSKEVRKQPNKNEASDAPYKINTPGGEEKPASEIPTISGNLDGGPLSSPMPRNVALNVFVQWFQDLKECYSSKQLFYWSLWWAFSTAGFNQVLNYVQILWDYKAPSQSSFVYNGAVEAIATFGGAVAAFAVGYVKVNWDLLGELALAIFSIISAGSLFLMHYTTDIWACYAGYLIFKSSYMLLITIAVFQIAVNLSVERYALVFGMNTFMALVIQTIMTVIVVDQKGLNLPISIQFLVYGSYFAVIAAIFLMRSTYIIYSTKCQKQAQSSPASQNPDELHPEGPRNVITGTKL, encoded by the exons ATGGATTGTTTCAGAACTTCACCAAGTCATTCCTGGATTTATCCCACGGTGATCCTGTGCTTATTTGGATTTTTCTCCATGATGAGACCCTCAGAACCCTTCCTTATACCGTATTTATCTGGACCAGATAAAAATCTGACCAGTTCAGAG ATCACAAATGAGATCTTCCCAATCTGGACATACTCTTACCTGGTGCTGCTGCTCCCCGTGTTCATCCTGACCGATTACGTCCGCTACAAGCCAGTCATCATCCTGCAAGGAGTCAGCTTCATCATCACGTGGTTGCTGCTCTTGTTCGGCCAGGGAGTGAAGGCCATGCAGGTGGTGGAGTTCTTCTACGGGATGGTCACCGCCACCGAGGTGGCATACTATGCCTACATTTATAGCGTGGTCAGCCCCGAGCACTACCAGAAAGTGAGTGGCTACTGCAGGAGCATCACGCTGGTGGCCTACACAGCGGCCTCGGTGCTGGCCCAGCTCCTGGTGTCCCTGGCCAGCCTCTCGTACTTTTACCTCAACGTCATATCCTTGGCTTCCGTCTCTGTGGCCTTCGTTTTGTCCCTTTTCCTGCCAATGCCCAAGAAGAGCATGTTTTTCCATGCAAAATCCAGCAAAGAAGTACGGAAGCAACCGAACAAAAATGAGGCGTCAGATGCACCTTACAAAATTAACACACCAGGCGGTGAAGAGAAGCCCGCTTCAGAAATACCCACCATTTCAGGGAACCTGGATGGTGGTCCTTTGAGCAGCCCGATGCCGCGAAATGTAGCGTTGAATGTTTTTGTGCAGTGGTTCCAAGATCTGAAGGAGTGCTACTCCTCCAAGCAACTATTTTACTGGTCCCTATGGTGGGCCTTCTCCACAGCAGGTTTTAACCAGGTTTTGAACTATGTTCAAATCCTGTGGGATTACAAGGCACCATCCCAGAGTTCTTTCGTCTACAATGGGGCAGTAGAAGCTATTGCAACCTTTGGAG gGGCTGTGGCTGCCTTTGCAGTGGGCTATGTGAAAGTCAACTGGGATCTTCTGGGGGAGCTGGCCCTAGCCATCTTCTCCATCATTAGCGCAGGCTCTCTGTTTCTCATGCATTACACGACCGACATCTGGGCATGCTATGCTGGCTATCTGATATTCAAGTCCAGCTATATGCTGCTTATAACCATAGCAGT ATTTCAGATCGCAGTAAATCTGAGTGTGGAACGCTACGCCCTGGTGTTTGGAATGAACACCTTCATGGCACTGGTAATTCAGACCATTATGACAGTGATTGTTGTAGATCAGAAAGGACTCAACCTGCCGATCAGCATTCAG ttTTTAGTTTATGGGAGTTATTTTGCCGTTATTGCTGCCATTTTTCTAATGAGAAGCACATACATCATCTACTCAACCAAATGCCAAAAGCAAGCACAGAGCTCTCCGGCAAGTCAGAACCCAGATGAGCTCCACCCAGAGGGACCAAGGAATGTCATTACAGGAACAAAACTCTGA